Part of the uncultured Cohaesibacter sp. genome is shown below.
CCAAGAAACACCTGCTCGACACAATCGAGTATCTCGACATTCTCGATTGCAACGGCGGCGACCATGGCCAGCATTTCGCCACCAACTTCAACCCGGAAATCAACATCCGCGAAGTGACCGCTCCGGTCCATCACTGGGAAAACGGCGACTGGGTCACCACGCCGGCCATGGGCAACAAGCAGGTTTTCGACTTCCCGGCCGTTGGTGAGAAGAACATGTACCAGATGTATCACGAAGAGCTGGAAAGCCTTGTGAAGCACCTGCCGGAAATCAAACGCGCCCGCTTCTGGATGACCTTCGGCGACGCTTATATCAAGCACTTGGAAGTTCTGCAGAATGTCGGCATGACCCGCATCGACCCGGTCATCTATGAAGGCAAGGAAATCATTCCGCTGCAGTTCCTTAAGGCAGTTCTGCCGAATCCGGGCGATCTGGGCAAGACCACCAAGGGCAAGACCTGCATCGGCAACATCATGACCGGCGAGAAGGACGGCAAGGCCAAAACGGTCTATGTCTACAACATCTGCGACCATGAAGAATGCTATGCCGAAGTTGGCTCGCAGGCCATTTCCTACACCACCGGTGTGCCTGCCATGATCGGTGCCGCCCTGATGCTCACCGGCAAATGGTCTGGCAAGGGCGTATTCAACATGGAACAGCTTGATCCGGATCCATTCATGGATATGCTCAACAAACACGGCCTTCCGTGGGAAGTACACGACCTGGACAAGCCGCTCGACTTCTAGGTCCCGATCAATTCTTCGAGCCCGGCCCTGCCGGGCTCACTTGTCTTAGCCCGCGAGGGCCAGTTCTCGAATGGAGAAAAACCGAAATGACCGATGCGCCAGTAATGGAAACGCAGGCAGGCGATGCCGGCGCTTTCGCTACCTTTGATCTTTCGCGCGTTCCTTCCCCCTGCTTTGTGATCGACAAGGCGGCCATCCGCCGCAATCTGCGCATCCTTGCCAAGGTGGGAGAAGAAGCCGACGTCAAGGTTCTGCTGGCACTCAAGGCTTTCTCCTGCTGGGCGCTGAGCGACATGGTCAGCAATTATCTGGACGGCACCTGCGCCTCCGGCCTTTGGGAGGCAAAACTGGCGCGAGAACAGTTCTCCGGCGAGCTGGCCACCTATTCGGCAGGCTTCAAGGAAGACGAGATGCCCGAGATCCTGGAGCTGTCGGATCATCTCATCTTCAACAATCCGACCCAGTTCGAGCGCTTTTCAAGCTATATCAAGGCCGCTCGCAAGTGGGGCCATGCGCCTGATTTCGGACTTAGGATCAATCCCGAGCATTCCGAGGGCCATATCGCCAAATATGACCCCTGCGCCATCGGATCACGCCTCGGCACCCCGATCAGCCAGCTCAACGAAGAGGACCTTGCGCCCTTCTCCGGCATTCACATGCATACCCTGTGCGAACAGGATTTCACGCCTTTGAAGCGAACCTTCGAGGCCGTGGAAGATCGCCTTGGCCCCTGGCTCAAGAAGCTCAAATGGCTCAACTTCGGCGGCGGCCATCATATCACCCGCGCGGATTATCAGCGCGACGAGCTCGTGGCCTTCCTCAGGGACATCAAGGCCAAATATGATGTAGAGATCTATCTCGAACCGGGAGAAGCAGTGGCACTGGACGCTGGCATTCTGGTTGGCGAGGTGCTTGATGTCGCCCATAACGGCAACACAAACCTTGCCATCATGGACATTTCGGCAACCTGCCACATGCCCGATGTCATCGAGGCCCCCTATCGTCCGGCCCTGCTTGACGAACCGGAAGCCGGCCTCGTCTATCGCCTTGGCGGCCCGTCTTGTCTGGCTGGCGATGTCATCGGCGATTACAAATTCGGCAAGACCCCGGAAATCGGACAGCGCATCGCCTTTCTTGATCAGGCACACTATTCCATGGTCAAGACCAACACCTTCAACGGGGTGCGCCTTCCAGCCATCGCCATCTGGGACTCCGAGACCGACAAGCTCGACGTGATCCGCGAGTTTTCCTATTCCGACTTCCGCAACCGCCTCTCCTGAGAAGAGCCGTGCAACCCTGGACAAAGACCATGCTTGATCTGACCTATCCCGCCTTTCTGGAATCGGAACTGACGGAAGACGAAAGCAATCCGCAGAAGGCCCTGTTCGAAGTCATCCCCTGCCCGCTGGAAAAAACGGTTTCCTACGGAGCCGGAACATCGGCAGGCCCGCTGGCGCTGCTGGAAGCCAGTCAGGAGCTGGAGCGCTATGACGGCAAGGGCTTTCCGATCAAGAAGGGCATCTACACATCACCCGTGATCAATTGCGACCAGCCCATCGAGGCTGTCATCAAGGATCTGCGCGCCCGCACCACGGCCAGCGTCAAGGCAGGTCGCATTCCGGTGACCCTTGGCGGTGAGCACAGCCTTTCCTATGGCGCCATCATGGGGGTGGTGGACGCCCTTGATGCCCCGGTCGGCATCATCCAGATCGACGCCCACGCAGACCTGCGCGTCGCCTATCAGGGCCAGAAGCATTCCCATGCCTCGGTCATGCACCTGTGCGCGGTGGAGCGTCGCCTGCCGCTGATGCAATTCGGCATCCGCGCCCTCTGCATCGAGGAACAGGAGAGCCGCATGAACGAAGCACATATTTCGTTTGTCGATGCGGAAAAGCTTGTTACGGAACGGCTGACGGCGGTCGACCTGCCGGAAGATTTCCCCGAACATGTCTATGTCACCTTCGACGTCGACGGTCTGGACCCGTCAATCATGCCGGCAACCGGCACTCCGGTTCCTGGTGGCCTGAGCTACTATCAGAGCCTTCAGCTCATTGCACATGCCCTCAAGGGCCGCAAATGTGTCGGAATGGATGTGGTGGAACTGGCCCCGATCGAGGGTCAATGGGCCTGGGACTTCACGGCTGCCAACCTGACCTATCGCCTGATGGGACTTGTCAGCGGCCACTGATCGGCGGAGACCGGGAACGGGATCAGGGCAGAAGCGAGCCTGAACCAAGGTCACCCCACCCTGCCGGAGATATGAAAACGCCCCATCGAATGATGAGGCGTTTTGTTTACCAGATCGAGAGATTGCTGAACATCTTCTCGCTCTTGTCGACCAGACGCGAGAAGTAGCCACCATCTTTCGGGCTGCGCCGTTCTGCGTCCGCCACGCTCTGCCCGCCTGAGGCGAGTGGCGCCAGCGGCTCGCTTTTCACCTCGCTCTTGTCCCCGGAAGCCGCAATGGCAGTTTCCGGCGAAATATGTCCCTGTGGCAGCAAGACCTGCGGGGAAGCCGGTGCAGGCAGGCTCTGCGTGCCAGTCAGGTCGATCGCGGCTGCGTGGGGCTCACCGGCCTTTGCTTCCAGCGTGGCTGACGGCTCGAAGCCGGCCTTGAGCATGGTTGCCTGCATGCCATCAAGGCGCCGGGAAAGCATATCCACCTTGGCGACCAGTTTGGCATTGTCCTTGCGCTGGTTTTCGAGTTCCGTTGCCAGCCGTGTCAGCTCGGTGAGCAACGCCCGGGTACTGACTGCATCATGCCAGTCCTCATCCATCGGCTCACCCGTCGCCTCATGCGTGACATCGGACGCAACCTCGGTCGTTGTATCGGTCGCTGCCTGCACGGCAACATCCTTCCTTGTCGATTGTGCCCATACCGGCTGTGCAACAGACAGCAGAAGCAAGGACGCAAATACCGCCCGGCATGCATACAAACGCTTCATTCCAAATCCGATATGGCAAACCATCGTCTCAAACCCTTCTCGACATCATCATGCTTCTTGAGGAGCAAATCTTTGTAGGGGTGCATCACAACACCTGATCTGTGGCAATAATATGGGCATCCCCATCGCTGACTTTGAAACGGCCCTTCACTTAAGCTATCGGTTTGTTACACAGAGCTTATGATGCTCTGCCTGCGGCAGGTTTAGCCGCTCGCATTTCGCCACGGCCAAAACATCAAGGAAAACCCGGAATGGATACCAACCATTATCGTCTGGAAACCCGGACCCCGCCCCTCGCAGACTTTCTGCGTCTGAGAGAAATAACCGGTCTTACCGTCTATTCAGAGGAAGCGGCACAGGCAGGACTGAAGGGAACCGTTGCGGCTGCGACCATCTACCACGGTGACCATGTGGTTGGCATCGGACGACTGGTCGGTGACGGTGGTTGTGTGTTTGTAATTTGCGACATTGCAGTCGACCCGGCCCATCAGGGCAATGGCCTTGGCAAAGCCATCATGACAAGCCTGATGGACTATGTGAACCGGAACCTGAAGTCGAAGGCCTATGTCTCCATCATTGCCGACATTCCGGCCAACAGGCTGTATGAACAATTCGGCTTTGAGGAAACGGCTCCCGCCTCCATTGGCATGGCCTACAGGGTTTCCTGAGTGCCGTCAGGAGCAAAGAGTTCGCACACCGCTAGCGGATCAGATCGGCAACCACGCAGCCCATGAAATCGACGAGTGCCTTTGGCTCGATGCGGATCTGCAACCCGCGCTGGCCGCCATTGACGTGAATGAGCGGCTTGTCCATGGCGCTTTCATCCAGCACCGTGCGCACCCGCTTGCGCTGGCCGAGCGGGCTGATCCCGCCCACCTTGTAGCCGGTGATCCGCTCGGCATTGGCGGGCAGCATCATGGCAGCGTGTTTGCCGCCAAAGGCCTTGGCCAGCTTCTTCATGTTGACCTCGCAATCGGACGGCACCACCGCGCAAACAGGCTTGCCATCAAGCTCGATCATCAAGGATTTGAACACCTCGGCCGGGTCCGCCCCAATCGCCTCGGCCGCCTGCAGCCCGACACGATCCGCATCGGGATCATACTCATAATGCAAAAGCGAAAAATCCACCTTGCCCTTCTTGAGGGCGAGTGTTGCGGGCGTACTGTCGGACATGGAAATTCCCTGGATGCATGAAAGGCGCAAATGCGCCATTCGTTTTAGGCGGGCAGGACGGGAGATGCAAGAGACCAGATCACGGCATCATGCCGGCTCCTTACCCCACCACCTCGAACTCGATGCCGCAGTCAGAGAGAATCTCCTCGCTGCGGGTGGTATCAAAGCGACCCTGAATGCCGTCATTGTGACGCCAGACGACCTTGGCAACCTGATGGGCGGCGAGGAACTTCGTGCATTCCTTGCAGGGCGGGTGAGTGACATAGACGATGCAGCCCTTGGCTGGCTCCTTCATGGCGGCCAGGGCGTTCATCTCGGCGTGGATAACACGATCATATTTTTCCTCGCGGGTGTCCCACCATTCGCCACGGTCCTCCATCGAGCGGGGGAAGCCGTTATAGCCGACAGCGGCAAAGCTCTTGTCCGGGCGCACGATGACACACCCCACCTTGGTGGATGGATCACGGCTGCGTCTGGCAACGGCATCGGCGCACTCAAGCACCCATTCATCAAAACCGGGTCTGGAAGACATCTGCCCCTCTTGAAAATCAACAATAAAAATCCGCAAGTGACGAGAAAAACTTGCGACGCATGACAAGGAAAAGCAAGAGGCAAGCCGCAAAGTCTCGCCGAAACACCTCAAAATACCCCAAAAAGGCAGAGCAATCCTGCCCTGACTCATTGATAACGAACTGTCGGACTGAGGTTTGGTACGCCCTACGGGGTTCGAACCCGTGTTGCCGCCGTGAGAGGGCGGCGTCCTAGACCACTAGACGAAGGGCGCCTCTGATGCTTCCAGACGCGATAGAGGCAGCCAGACAACCGGCAGCTCCTCACTTTATGAAGCTTTTGTGATGCCCGGCACGTTAAACCCGCAAGCTCTCTGTTTCAAACGGAAAAGCATGAGAAACCAGAGATTTAAACAACAATGCGAACAACAGTCGAGCACAGCCCCCTTTTCCCGGTCGATTGAGCCGCATGACCCGGTAGCACCGCCGGGAAAGGGCGCTCTTCCCCGCGGAGGAAGAGGCGACGACGGAGCATCGCACATCGTCCGTCACCGCTCGAATTCACAGATAGGAAAGCTTCATGAGCGCATCCGGATAGCGTGCCCCCTCGATCTTGATATTGGCCGCTTCGATCTCTTCGCAATCATCAGCGCTGAGCGACACCGCCAGAGCGCCGACATTTTCCTCGTAACGTTCCAGTTTGCGCGTGCCGAAAAGCGGAATGATCCATGGCTTCTGCGCTAACAACCAGGCAAGTGCCACCTGAGCCGGTGTCGCGCCATATTTGTCACCGATCGCATGGATCAGCTCGACCAGAGCCTTGTTCGCAGCCATGGCCTCCTTGGAAAAGCGAGGAAAATTGCGCCGCGTATCGAACTCGTTGAAGCTGGTGCTGCCATCGAGTTTGCCCGTAAGGAAGCCCTTGCCGAGCGGACTGAAGGCGACGAGACCGATCCCCAGTTCTTCAAGCACGGTCAGCACCTCCTTTTCCGGATCGCGGGTCCACAGGGAATATTCGCTCTGCAGTGCGACCACAGGCTGTTCCGCATGGGCCCTGCGAATGGATTTGGCCCCCGCCTCCGACAAACCGAAATGCAACACCTTGCCTTCGTCAATCAGATCCTTCACCGTCCCGGCCACATCCTCCATTGGCACATCGGGATCAACACGATGCTGATAGCACAGATCGATATAGTCCGTGCCGAGCCGCCTGAGGCTACCCTCCACGGCACTCCGGATCTGCTTGGGCCGGCTGTTGACACCCCCCAGATGCTCGCCGGT
Proteins encoded:
- a CDS encoding saccharopine dehydrogenase family protein, which gives rise to MNKVLVIGAGGVGSVVIHKMAQLSEIFGDITLASRRIFKCDEIAASVKERTGVTINTAEVDADDVDALSALIDKLGVSLVVNVALPYQDLNIMDACLKSGVNYLDTANYEPRDVAKFEYSWQWAYQQRFEEAGLMALLGSGFDPGVTNVYTAYAKKHLLDTIEYLDILDCNGGDHGQHFATNFNPEINIREVTAPVHHWENGDWVTTPAMGNKQVFDFPAVGEKNMYQMYHEELESLVKHLPEIKRARFWMTFGDAYIKHLEVLQNVGMTRIDPVIYEGKEIIPLQFLKAVLPNPGDLGKTTKGKTCIGNIMTGEKDGKAKTVYVYNICDHEECYAEVGSQAISYTTGVPAMIGAALMLTGKWSGKGVFNMEQLDPDPFMDMLNKHGLPWEVHDLDKPLDF
- the nspC gene encoding carboxynorspermidine decarboxylase; its protein translation is MTDAPVMETQAGDAGAFATFDLSRVPSPCFVIDKAAIRRNLRILAKVGEEADVKVLLALKAFSCWALSDMVSNYLDGTCASGLWEAKLAREQFSGELATYSAGFKEDEMPEILELSDHLIFNNPTQFERFSSYIKAARKWGHAPDFGLRINPEHSEGHIAKYDPCAIGSRLGTPISQLNEEDLAPFSGIHMHTLCEQDFTPLKRTFEAVEDRLGPWLKKLKWLNFGGGHHITRADYQRDELVAFLRDIKAKYDVEIYLEPGEAVALDAGILVGEVLDVAHNGNTNLAIMDISATCHMPDVIEAPYRPALLDEPEAGLVYRLGGPSCLAGDVIGDYKFGKTPEIGQRIAFLDQAHYSMVKTNTFNGVRLPAIAIWDSETDKLDVIREFSYSDFRNRLS
- the speB gene encoding agmatinase; the protein is MLDLTYPAFLESELTEDESNPQKALFEVIPCPLEKTVSYGAGTSAGPLALLEASQELERYDGKGFPIKKGIYTSPVINCDQPIEAVIKDLRARTTASVKAGRIPVTLGGEHSLSYGAIMGVVDALDAPVGIIQIDAHADLRVAYQGQKHSHASVMHLCAVERRLPLMQFGIRALCIEEQESRMNEAHISFVDAEKLVTERLTAVDLPEDFPEHVYVTFDVDGLDPSIMPATGTPVPGGLSYYQSLQLIAHALKGRKCVGMDVVELAPIEGQWAWDFTAANLTYRLMGLVSGH
- a CDS encoding GNAT family N-acetyltransferase, yielding MDTNHYRLETRTPPLADFLRLREITGLTVYSEEAAQAGLKGTVAAATIYHGDHVVGIGRLVGDGGCVFVICDIAVDPAHQGNGLGKAIMTSLMDYVNRNLKSKAYVSIIADIPANRLYEQFGFEETAPASIGMAYRVS
- the ybaK gene encoding Cys-tRNA(Pro) deacylase, translated to MSDSTPATLALKKGKVDFSLLHYEYDPDADRVGLQAAEAIGADPAEVFKSLMIELDGKPVCAVVPSDCEVNMKKLAKAFGGKHAAMMLPANAERITGYKVGGISPLGQRKRVRTVLDESAMDKPLIHVNGGQRGLQIRIEPKALVDFMGCVVADLIR
- a CDS encoding deaminase, which produces MSSRPGFDEWVLECADAVARRSRDPSTKVGCVIVRPDKSFAAVGYNGFPRSMEDRGEWWDTREEKYDRVIHAEMNALAAMKEPAKGCIVYVTHPPCKECTKFLAAHQVAKVVWRHNDGIQGRFDTTRSEEILSDCGIEFEVVG
- a CDS encoding aldo/keto reductase; protein product: MIKRKLGQGFEVSALSLGCMGYGKSRDIPDRPEMIALLRSAFERGMDFFDTAEVYGPWTNEEMVGEALAPMRQEVKIATKFGWNIDQSTGEHLGGVNSRPKQIRSAVEGSLRRLGTDYIDLCYQHRVDPDVPMEDVAGTVKDLIDEGKVLHFGLSEAGAKSIRRAHAEQPVVALQSEYSLWTRDPEKEVLTVLEELGIGLVAFSPLGKGFLTGKLDGSTSFNEFDTRRNFPRFSKEAMAANKALVELIHAIGDKYGATPAQVALAWLLAQKPWIIPLFGTRKLERYEENVGALAVSLSADDCEEIEAANIKIEGARYPDALMKLSYL